In Alteribacter lacisalsi, a genomic segment contains:
- a CDS encoding Asp23/Gls24 family envelope stress response protein: protein MKDNQLIDMSHDNVDLGKVEISPEVIEVIAGLAASEIDGVATMRGNFASGVAERLGRKSTHGKGVKVDLQDDGINVDVFVITNYGVSIPDVCKKVQENIFQTLKNMTAIELKGVNVHVVGVQFEESKKEEIEGNEK, encoded by the coding sequence ATGAAAGACAACCAGCTGATTGATATGTCACACGATAATGTTGATCTGGGTAAAGTTGAAATCTCACCAGAGGTTATTGAAGTCATTGCGGGATTAGCCGCATCTGAAATTGACGGAGTGGCAACGATGAGAGGCAACTTTGCCTCAGGAGTCGCAGAACGGCTCGGCCGCAAAAGCACTCACGGTAAAGGTGTGAAGGTGGATCTTCAGGATGACGGGATCAATGTAGACGTATTTGTAATTACAAATTACGGTGTATCCATTCCTGACGTGTGCAAAAAAGTTCAGGAAAACATTTTTCAAACGCTGAAAAACATGACGGCGATAGAACTGAAAGGTGTTAACGTCCATGTTGTAGGCGTTCAGTTTGAAGAAAGCAAAAAAGAAGAGATCGAAGGAAATGAGAAATAA
- the folD gene encoding bifunctional methylenetetrahydrofolate dehydrogenase/methenyltetrahydrofolate cyclohydrolase FolD, with amino-acid sequence MTAELISGKELAARKRDEMKNQTEELKENGVTPGLAVILVGEDPASRSYVRGKQRACGETGIHSELYELPAETTEEELLNKVEELNDADHIDGILVQLPLPDHISEEAVIDNIRPDKDVDGFHPINVGKMMIGQQCFLPCTPAGIVEMVKSKEIEIEGRHVVVIGRSNIVGKPVGQLFLNENATVTYCHSRTRDMESIARQADILIVAVGKEEMVGKEYIKPGAVVIDVGVNRNNEGNLTGDVKFEEVKQVASYLTPVPGGVGPMTITMLLHNTIQSAFRRRQ; translated from the coding sequence ATGACTGCAGAACTTATTTCAGGTAAAGAACTTGCTGCCCGTAAGCGGGATGAAATGAAAAACCAGACAGAGGAACTTAAGGAAAACGGAGTGACACCGGGTCTGGCTGTCATTCTGGTCGGAGAGGATCCGGCCTCGAGATCTTACGTGCGGGGGAAACAGCGCGCGTGCGGGGAAACAGGCATTCACTCCGAACTTTACGAACTTCCGGCAGAGACAACGGAGGAGGAACTCCTCAACAAAGTGGAGGAATTGAATGACGCTGACCATATTGACGGCATTCTGGTCCAGTTACCCCTCCCGGACCACATTTCCGAAGAGGCTGTGATCGATAACATCCGGCCTGATAAGGATGTGGACGGCTTCCATCCAATTAATGTTGGAAAAATGATGATTGGCCAGCAGTGTTTTCTTCCCTGCACACCGGCGGGCATTGTGGAAATGGTAAAGTCTAAAGAAATTGAAATCGAAGGCAGGCATGTGGTCGTCATAGGACGTAGTAACATTGTAGGCAAGCCTGTCGGTCAGCTTTTTCTAAACGAAAATGCGACTGTTACATACTGTCATTCCCGCACAAGAGACATGGAATCGATAGCCAGACAGGCAGATATTCTGATCGTGGCCGTCGGAAAAGAAGAAATGGTCGGAAAAGAATACATCAAACCCGGCGCGGTCGTCATTGATGTAGGGGTTAACAGGAACAATGAAGGAAACCTGACCGGGGACGTAAAGTTCGAAGAAGTTAAACAGGTTGCATCCTATCTCACTCCAGTGCCTGGAGGGGTTGGCCCAATGACCATTACAATGCTCCTTCATAACACGATACAATCAGCCTTCAGACGCAGGCAGTAA
- the nusB gene encoding transcription antitermination factor NusB has protein sequence MNRRVARIKAVQSLYQIDMTGVDYDEAIGTVLEEDEEATPFLTSLVKGTMAHTDEIDEHLNGAMEHWTIGRVANVNRAIMRMAVYEMKWEEDIPVNVSLNEAIDLAKGFSADEESGRFVNGVLSKIAESLPKE, from the coding sequence ATGAACCGAAGAGTGGCACGAATAAAAGCAGTCCAGTCTCTGTATCAGATTGACATGACTGGCGTTGATTATGATGAGGCAATCGGGACGGTCCTTGAAGAAGATGAAGAAGCAACACCGTTTCTTACATCACTTGTAAAAGGCACGATGGCGCATACTGACGAAATCGATGAGCACCTGAACGGAGCGATGGAGCATTGGACAATTGGCAGGGTAGCGAATGTGAACCGCGCGATCATGCGGATGGCTGTATATGAAATGAAGTGGGAGGAAGACATTCCGGTAAACGTAAGCCTCAACGAAGCGATTGACCTTGCAAAAGGATTCAGTGCTGATGAGGAATCAGGCCGCTTTGTTAATGGTGTACTTTCAAAAATTGCTGAAAGTCTTCCGAAAGAATAA
- the dxs gene encoding 1-deoxy-D-xylulose-5-phosphate synthase produces MDLTTIKDPGFLKNYSNEQLEETAQHIRDFLVNKLSVTGGHLGPNLGVVELTLTLHQLFESPKDKFLWDVGHQAYVHKILTGRAGQFDSLRQYQGLCGFPKRSESVHDVWETGHSSTSLSAAMGMALARDLKGTDENVVAVIGDGALTGGMALEALNHIGHEQTDLIVVLNDNEMSIAPNVGALHSVLGRMRTAGKYQKAKEELEMLIKKIPAFGGRLAATAERVKDSLKYLLVSGMFFEELGFTYLGPVDGHDLEDLRSNMKYAKKTKGPVLVHVITKKGKGYKPAELDAKGTWHGLGPYKIESGEVVKKPGPPGYSAVFANTLKKVARQDDRVVAITAAMPGGTKLDEFAKEFPDRMFDVGIAEQHATTMSAGLATQGLKPVFAVYSTFLQRGYDQLVHDVCRQNLNVFFAIDRSGLVGADGETHQGVFDISYLRHLPNMKILMPKDENELQHMIFTAVNIDDGPVAVRYPRGNGYGVHMDEDLKQIPLGQWEVLKEGNDLTILTFGTMIPVAEDAAKRLEAEGIQVEIVNARSIKPLDDEMLKSIAMKGKPVLTLEEHALLGGFGSAVLEFFHENHFHSVTVERMGIPDRYIEHGSVSQLWEEIGLTPANVAERVMKVIPRKRQRA; encoded by the coding sequence TTGGATTTAACAACGATCAAAGACCCTGGATTTCTGAAAAATTACAGTAATGAACAATTAGAGGAGACTGCACAGCACATTCGGGATTTTCTTGTAAACAAGCTGTCCGTTACTGGCGGGCACCTTGGACCTAATCTCGGTGTCGTAGAACTCACCCTTACGCTTCATCAGCTTTTTGAAAGTCCGAAAGACAAATTTCTCTGGGATGTAGGACATCAGGCTTATGTCCACAAAATTCTTACAGGCCGGGCCGGCCAGTTTGATTCTCTCAGGCAGTACCAGGGCCTCTGCGGTTTTCCGAAGCGCTCAGAGAGTGTACATGATGTGTGGGAAACAGGCCACAGTTCCACCTCTCTGTCTGCAGCAATGGGCATGGCTCTTGCCAGGGATCTTAAAGGAACAGACGAAAATGTAGTCGCTGTCATTGGAGACGGTGCCCTCACCGGAGGCATGGCCCTGGAGGCACTCAATCACATCGGACATGAGCAGACTGACCTGATTGTCGTACTTAATGACAATGAAATGTCCATTGCCCCGAACGTAGGTGCACTGCACAGTGTACTCGGACGGATGCGTACGGCTGGGAAGTACCAGAAAGCAAAAGAAGAACTGGAGATGCTCATTAAGAAAATTCCTGCTTTCGGAGGACGCCTTGCAGCAACTGCCGAACGGGTAAAAGACAGTCTGAAGTATCTTCTCGTATCAGGCATGTTTTTCGAAGAACTCGGGTTTACTTACCTCGGTCCTGTGGATGGTCATGACCTGGAGGATCTTCGGTCGAATATGAAATATGCCAAAAAGACCAAGGGCCCCGTTCTGGTTCACGTGATCACGAAAAAAGGGAAAGGCTACAAGCCTGCGGAACTAGATGCCAAGGGAACGTGGCACGGTCTCGGCCCTTATAAAATTGAATCGGGTGAAGTAGTCAAAAAACCTGGGCCTCCCGGATACAGTGCTGTTTTTGCCAATACTCTCAAAAAGGTCGCCAGACAGGATGACCGTGTGGTGGCGATTACGGCAGCGATGCCGGGCGGAACGAAACTGGATGAGTTTGCCAAGGAATTCCCTGACCGGATGTTTGATGTAGGAATTGCCGAACAGCATGCCACAACGATGAGTGCCGGACTGGCTACGCAGGGCCTGAAGCCTGTCTTCGCTGTTTACTCCACTTTTCTGCAGCGGGGGTATGATCAGCTTGTTCACGATGTATGCCGCCAGAATCTGAACGTCTTTTTTGCGATTGACCGCTCAGGTCTTGTAGGGGCTGACGGGGAAACACACCAAGGCGTTTTTGATATTTCCTATCTGCGCCATCTACCGAATATGAAGATTCTTATGCCGAAGGATGAGAATGAGCTTCAGCATATGATTTTCACTGCTGTTAACATTGATGACGGACCAGTTGCTGTCCGTTATCCAAGAGGAAACGGCTACGGAGTCCACATGGATGAGGATCTGAAACAGATTCCTCTTGGACAATGGGAAGTTCTGAAGGAAGGAAATGATCTTACGATTCTGACTTTTGGTACCATGATTCCTGTGGCTGAGGATGCGGCAAAACGGCTTGAGGCGGAAGGCATTCAGGTGGAAATAGTTAACGCACGCTCTATTAAACCACTTGATGATGAGATGCTTAAATCAATTGCCATGAAGGGCAAGCCTGTGCTGACGCTGGAAGAACATGCTTTGCTGGGAGGCTTCGGAAGCGCGGTGCTGGAGTTTTTCCACGAGAACCATTTCCACTCCGTAACGGTGGAGCGGATGGGAATCCCGGACCGTTATATTGAGCACGGAAGCGTATCCCAGCTTTGGGAAGAGATCGGATTAACACCTGCAAACGTAGCGGAACGTGTCATGAAAGTAATTCCGCGTAAACGGCAGCGTGCCTGA
- a CDS encoding polyprenyl synthetase family protein has product MSEQQTLSRFLTEQKEEVERRLPGYVAHLDSPEILVKAMRYSLEAGGKRLRPILLLATLEGYGVSLEKGYDTACAIEMIHTYSLIHDDLPAMDNDDMRRGKPTNHREFGEAMAILAGDALLTHSFEVISKSPYLNDMEKAKLVMLLAQSAGPKGMVGGQVADMEAEARDDLDVTELEYIHHHKTGDLLAFSIEAGGILASAGEEERLSLRRFAKNLGLAFQIKDDILDVEGDAEKMGKPSGSDVTNGKSTYPKLLGMDGAKEKLNWHIREAKEYLLQIKRDHQLLHELTDYVASRTH; this is encoded by the coding sequence GTGAGTGAGCAGCAGACGCTGTCCCGATTCCTGACCGAGCAGAAAGAGGAAGTTGAGCGGCGCCTCCCCGGTTACGTAGCTCATCTTGACTCACCTGAGATTCTTGTGAAAGCGATGCGTTACTCGCTGGAAGCAGGTGGCAAACGTCTTCGTCCCATTCTCCTGCTTGCCACACTTGAGGGTTACGGTGTGAGTCTGGAAAAAGGTTATGACACCGCATGTGCAATCGAAATGATCCACACATATTCATTGATACATGATGATCTGCCGGCAATGGATAACGACGACATGAGAAGAGGCAAGCCGACAAATCATCGTGAATTCGGTGAGGCAATGGCTATTCTTGCTGGTGATGCCCTGCTGACGCACAGCTTTGAAGTGATCAGCAAGTCACCATATCTGAATGACATGGAAAAAGCAAAGCTGGTCATGCTTCTGGCCCAGTCGGCAGGACCGAAAGGAATGGTGGGTGGTCAGGTTGCCGATATGGAAGCAGAAGCACGGGATGATCTTGATGTGACCGAACTCGAGTATATCCATCATCATAAAACGGGGGATCTGCTTGCTTTTTCAATTGAAGCGGGGGGCATTCTTGCCTCCGCAGGTGAAGAAGAGCGGCTTTCGCTCAGAAGATTTGCCAAAAACCTTGGCCTCGCATTCCAGATTAAAGATGATATTCTTGATGTGGAAGGTGATGCAGAGAAAATGGGCAAACCTTCTGGCAGCGATGTGACGAATGGAAAAAGTACGTATCCAAAACTTCTCGGAATGGACGGGGCAAAAGAGAAACTTAACTGGCATATCCGTGAAGCAAAGGAATATTTATTACAAATAAAAAGAGACCATCAACTGCTTCATGAACTGACAGATTATGTGGCAAGCAGGACTCATTAA
- a CDS encoding exodeoxyribonuclease VII small subunit, with translation MSEQKDQVTFEEAMEQLEDVVGKLEEGDVPLEEAIQMFQQGMDLSKYCHEKLKKVESQMDQILNEDGEIELLTIEEDKQSE, from the coding sequence ATGAGTGAACAAAAAGATCAAGTAACGTTTGAAGAAGCGATGGAACAGCTGGAAGACGTCGTCGGGAAACTTGAAGAAGGAGATGTCCCGCTGGAAGAGGCGATTCAGATGTTCCAGCAGGGAATGGATCTTTCAAAGTATTGTCATGAGAAGCTGAAAAAAGTAGAAAGCCAAATGGACCAGATTCTGAACGAAGACGGGGAGATCGAACTGCTGACCATAGAAGAGGACAAGCAGAGTGAGTGA
- the xseA gene encoding exodeoxyribonuclease VII large subunit, protein MQRDYLSVSGLTRHIKRLLEDEPILQNTWIRAEISNFKKHSRGHMYFTLKDDQSRIQSVMFAGNNRFLKFLPENGMNVLVRGDISVYEPYGQYQFYVKEMQPDGIGNLYMAYEELKKKLEMKGYFSEDRKRAIPSVPASIAVITSRTGAAVRDILTTLKRRFPAVQITLLPVLVQGPGAAPSVARAIRQAGEAGIFDVIIAGRGGGSIEELWAFNEEIVADAIFNSPVPIISAVGHETDVTISDFTADLRAPTPTAAAELAVPDVRELEERIRVLKRRAVRAASEKTILLREKLNRMEQSYAFRYPGKLISQKEQELDRLMELLQKETVRLIASKREAYQYAVKALKQAHPKQRIQREGEDLERLQERFYTSARSYTNDKEERLRRQLYKLDVLSPLKMMARGYSLSYTEDGRLLKSADQVNENDPVTIQLEDGRLQARITDKTDEGVQIQKRGDIHE, encoded by the coding sequence ATGCAGCGGGATTATTTATCAGTATCCGGACTTACAAGGCATATTAAGCGTCTACTTGAAGATGAGCCGATTCTTCAGAACACATGGATCCGAGCAGAGATATCCAATTTCAAAAAACACAGCCGAGGCCACATGTACTTCACGCTCAAAGATGATCAATCGCGCATTCAGAGTGTCATGTTTGCAGGAAATAATCGTTTTCTGAAGTTTCTCCCTGAAAACGGGATGAATGTACTTGTCAGAGGCGATATAAGTGTATATGAACCCTATGGCCAGTATCAGTTTTATGTAAAAGAAATGCAGCCTGACGGAATCGGGAACCTTTATATGGCATACGAAGAATTGAAGAAAAAGCTGGAGATGAAAGGGTATTTCAGTGAGGACCGTAAAAGGGCTATTCCTTCAGTTCCTGCCTCGATCGCGGTTATTACATCAAGGACTGGTGCAGCAGTAAGGGATATTCTGACGACGCTCAAGCGCCGCTTCCCGGCTGTCCAAATTACACTGCTTCCTGTCCTTGTTCAGGGTCCCGGAGCTGCACCATCTGTAGCCCGCGCTATCCGGCAGGCCGGGGAGGCCGGGATATTTGACGTTATTATCGCCGGGCGCGGGGGTGGCTCAATAGAAGAACTTTGGGCTTTTAATGAGGAGATTGTTGCGGACGCCATATTTAACAGTCCGGTTCCAATAATATCAGCTGTCGGCCATGAAACTGATGTGACCATCAGTGACTTCACCGCCGACCTCCGCGCCCCTACTCCTACTGCCGCCGCGGAGCTGGCAGTCCCGGACGTGAGGGAACTGGAAGAGAGAATAAGGGTGTTAAAAAGACGTGCTGTGAGAGCTGCGTCTGAAAAAACAATTCTTCTTAGAGAAAAGCTGAACAGGATGGAGCAGTCTTACGCCTTCCGTTATCCAGGTAAACTGATTAGTCAGAAAGAACAGGAACTGGACCGGCTGATGGAACTTCTCCAAAAAGAAACGGTCCGGCTGATCGCTTCGAAGCGGGAAGCCTATCAGTATGCCGTAAAAGCTCTCAAACAGGCTCACCCCAAACAGCGCATTCAACGGGAAGGGGAAGACCTTGAGCGTCTGCAGGAACGCTTTTATACATCTGCCCGCTCCTATACAAATGATAAGGAAGAACGCCTGCGCAGGCAGCTTTATAAACTTGACGTGCTCAGTCCGCTTAAAATGATGGCACGGGGATACAGCCTTTCCTACACTGAAGACGGCCGGCTTCTTAAAAGCGCAGACCAGGTTAACGAAAATGACCCAGTCACCATTCAGCTTGAAGATGGCCGGCTCCAGGCCAGAATAACGGATAAAACAGACGAAGGTGTTCAAATCCAAAAGAGAGGTGATATTCATGAGTGA